From one Thermus neutrinimicus genomic stretch:
- the pyrH gene encoding UMP kinase has product MKYKRVLLKLSGEFLTANGFGIEPEATKALAQEIKAAYDTGVQMAIVIGAGNLWRGARQGVGMDRATADYIGMLATIMNALALQDALESLGIPTRVQTALTITQVAEPYIRRRALRHLEKERIVIFGGGTGNPFFSTDTAAALRALEVGAEVVLMAKNKVDGVYSDDPRKNPNAVRFDELTYLEVLNRGLQVMDTTAITLCMEAGLPIVVFDIFKPGALVGIIQGEKVGTLIHA; this is encoded by the coding sequence ATGAAGTACAAAAGGGTGCTCCTTAAGCTTTCCGGCGAGTTTCTGACCGCAAACGGCTTCGGCATCGAGCCCGAGGCCACCAAGGCCCTGGCCCAGGAGATCAAGGCGGCCTACGACACCGGGGTCCAGATGGCCATCGTGATCGGCGCGGGGAACCTCTGGCGGGGGGCGAGGCAGGGGGTGGGTATGGACCGGGCGACCGCGGATTACATCGGCATGCTGGCCACCATCATGAACGCCTTAGCCCTGCAAGACGCCCTGGAGTCCCTGGGCATCCCCACCCGGGTCCAGACCGCCCTCACCATCACCCAGGTGGCCGAGCCCTACATCCGCAGGCGGGCCTTGCGCCACCTGGAGAAGGAGCGGATCGTGATCTTCGGGGGCGGCACCGGCAACCCCTTCTTCTCCACGGACACCGCCGCCGCCCTCAGGGCCCTGGAGGTGGGGGCCGAGGTGGTCCTCATGGCCAAGAACAAGGTGGACGGGGTCTACTCCGATGACCCCCGCAAGAACCCTAACGCCGTACGCTTCGACGAGCTCACCTACCTGGAGGTCTTAAACCGGGGTTTGCAGGTCATGGACACCACCGCCATCACCCTGTGCATGGAGGCTGGCCTTCCCATCGTGGTCTTTGACATCTTTAAACCGGGCGCCTTGGTGGGTATCATCCAGGGGGAAAAGGTGGGTACCCTGATCCATGCCTGA
- a CDS encoding phosphatidate cytidylyltransferase: protein MEGKEDLPTRVLSALVGVLVLLVVLWAGLPLILPALVLVLGLGSLELRDMLAKRGIGLNLPFLLGGGLVLFLFSLPQLYWHFPQVPWREVALGLFLLGSFSYELLKGADLTRFAFTLMAFLYLPWSLGYVLLLRETPDSTLGLWTLSLPLVASFATDIGAYFVGRTLGRQKLAPEISPAKTVEGSLGGIAVSFLALALYTGLVREVFPFGLLELWLFSLLLSLAAQLGDLVESMLKRYCGVKDSGHFLPGHGGLLDRIDSLLFTFPLTYFLVVLFT from the coding sequence ATGGAGGGTAAGGAGGACCTCCCCACCCGGGTTCTTTCCGCCCTGGTTGGGGTCCTGGTGCTCTTGGTGGTCCTGTGGGCGGGCCTACCCCTGATCCTGCCCGCCCTGGTCCTCGTCCTTGGGTTGGGAAGCCTGGAGTTACGGGACATGCTGGCCAAAAGGGGCATCGGGCTAAACCTGCCCTTCCTCCTGGGTGGAGGGTTGGTTCTCTTCCTGTTCTCCTTGCCCCAGCTCTACTGGCACTTTCCCCAGGTGCCCTGGCGGGAGGTGGCCCTGGGGCTTTTCCTGTTGGGGAGCTTCAGCTACGAGCTTCTCAAGGGAGCCGACCTCACTCGCTTCGCCTTCACCCTCATGGCTTTCTTGTACCTGCCCTGGAGCCTGGGGTACGTGCTCCTCCTGCGGGAAACCCCGGACAGCACCCTGGGCCTATGGACCCTTTCCCTTCCCCTGGTGGCCAGCTTCGCCACCGACATCGGCGCCTACTTCGTGGGCCGCACCCTGGGCCGGCAAAAGCTGGCCCCGGAAATCTCCCCCGCCAAGACGGTGGAAGGCTCCTTGGGGGGGATTGCGGTAAGCTTCCTGGCCCTAGCCCTCTACACCGGGCTGGTACGGGAGGTCTTCCCCTTTGGCCTCCTGGAACTTTGGCTTTTCAGCCTCCTCCTTTCCCTAGCCGCCCAGCTTGGGGACCTGGTGGAGTCCATGCTGAAGCGGTACTGTGGGGTGAAAGACTCGGGGCACTTCCTTCCCGGGCATGGGGGCCTTTTGGACCGGATCGACAGCCTTCTCTTTACCTTCCCCCTCACCTACTTTTTGGTGGTGCTCTTCACATGA
- the frr gene encoding ribosome recycling factor has protein sequence MSLKELYAETRAHMQKSLEALEHNLAGLRTGRANPALLLHLKVEYYGTHVPLNQIATVTAPDAKTLVVQSWDQNALKAIEKAIRDSDLGLNPANKGDALYINIPPLTEERRKELVKTARHYAEEGRIAIRNIRRESLEKLKKLSKDLHLSEDDTKRAEAEIQKITDEFIAKADELLEKKEQEILG, from the coding sequence ATGAGCCTGAAAGAGCTTTACGCGGAAACAAGGGCGCACATGCAAAAGAGCCTCGAGGCCCTGGAGCACAACCTGGCGGGACTTCGCACCGGGCGGGCCAACCCCGCCCTGCTCCTCCACCTCAAGGTGGAGTACTACGGCACCCATGTGCCCCTGAACCAGATCGCCACCGTCACCGCTCCCGACGCCAAGACCTTGGTGGTGCAGTCCTGGGACCAAAACGCCCTAAAGGCCATAGAGAAGGCCATCCGCGACTCGGACCTGGGACTGAACCCCGCCAACAAGGGGGATGCCCTGTACATCAACATCCCCCCCCTCACCGAGGAACGGCGCAAGGAGCTGGTGAAGACCGCCCGCCACTACGCCGAAGAGGGCCGGATCGCCATCCGCAACATCCGGCGGGAGTCCTTGGAGAAGCTGAAAAAGCTTTCCAAGGACCTCCACCTTTCCGAGGACGACACCAAGCGGGCGGAGGCGGAGATCCAAAAGATTACCGACGAATTCATCGCCAAAGCCGACGAGCTCTTGGAGAAGAAGGAGCAGGAGATCCTGGGCTAA
- the tsf gene encoding translation elongation factor Ts, translated as MSQMELIKKLREATGAGMMDVKKALEDAGWNEEKAVQLLRERGAMKAAKKAEREAREGVIGHYIHHNQRVGVLVELNCETDFVARNEIFQNLARDLAMHIAMMNPRYVSAEEIPAEELEKERQVYIQAALNEGKPAQIAEKIAEGRLKKYLEEVALLEQPFVKDDKVKVKELLQQAIAKTGENIVVRRFCRFELGA; from the coding sequence ATGAGCCAGATGGAACTCATCAAAAAGCTGCGCGAGGCCACAGGGGCCGGCATGATGGATGTGAAGAAGGCCCTCGAGGACGCCGGCTGGAACGAGGAAAAAGCCGTCCAGCTCCTCCGGGAGCGGGGGGCCATGAAGGCGGCTAAAAAGGCGGAGCGGGAGGCTAGGGAAGGGGTCATCGGCCACTACATCCACCACAACCAGCGGGTGGGGGTTCTGGTGGAGCTCAACTGCGAGACCGACTTCGTGGCCCGGAACGAGATCTTCCAGAACCTGGCACGGGATCTGGCCATGCACATCGCCATGATGAACCCCCGTTATGTTTCCGCCGAGGAGATCCCCGCGGAGGAGCTGGAAAAGGAGCGGCAGGTCTACATCCAGGCCGCCCTCAATGAAGGGAAGCCGGCCCAGATCGCGGAGAAGATCGCCGAGGGCCGTCTGAAGAAGTACCTGGAAGAGGTGGCCCTCCTGGAGCAGCCCTTCGTTAAGGACGACAAGGTGAAGGTGAAGGAGCTTCTCCAGCAGGCCATCGCCAAAACCGGGGAAAACATCGTGGTGCGGCGGTTCTGCCGCTTTGAGCTGGGGGCGTAG
- a CDS encoding M50 family metallopeptidase, with product MSLFWFLIIIGVSIFVHELGHYLAARAQGVRVKAFSLGFGPVLLRRQAWGTEWRLSAIPLGGYADIEGLLPEERGRGYDALPFPGKLLVLVAGVIMNVLLAWMLLAYLFSAQGVPEPTGRAVILEVLPGSVAEGAGLKAGDILVAVDGTPLAQAQGIERVKTPGEHTLTLRRQGRELTLSLTWKEGMERLGVVYQPEVAFRKVGFLEGLGLAVTRSLAFGPQMVKALVGGLLGVLAGSPDSGVVGPLGIVAETGRAAQEGPFRLLELTVAINLSLALFNLLPIPALDGGRILLLFLSRFLRIRPEQEAMVHYLGFVFLILLVILVTFQDLRRLLGG from the coding sequence ATGAGCCTGTTTTGGTTTTTGATCATCATCGGCGTAAGCATCTTCGTGCACGAACTGGGGCACTACCTGGCGGCGCGGGCCCAAGGGGTTCGGGTCAAGGCCTTCAGCCTGGGCTTCGGCCCCGTCCTCCTCAGGCGGCAAGCCTGGGGAACCGAGTGGCGGCTATCCGCCATCCCCCTGGGTGGGTACGCGGACATCGAAGGCCTCCTCCCCGAGGAGCGGGGGCGTGGGTACGACGCCCTTCCCTTCCCTGGAAAGCTCCTGGTCCTGGTGGCCGGGGTCATCATGAACGTCCTCTTGGCCTGGATGCTTCTCGCCTACCTCTTCAGCGCCCAAGGGGTACCGGAACCCACGGGAAGGGCGGTGATCCTGGAAGTCCTCCCGGGGAGCGTGGCGGAGGGCGCGGGGCTAAAGGCCGGCGACATCCTGGTGGCCGTGGACGGGACACCCCTCGCCCAAGCGCAGGGGATTGAACGGGTGAAGACCCCTGGGGAACACACCCTCACCCTGCGCCGCCAGGGGCGGGAACTCACCCTCTCCCTCACCTGGAAGGAGGGCATGGAGCGGCTAGGGGTGGTGTACCAGCCCGAGGTGGCCTTCCGCAAGGTGGGTTTCCTCGAGGGCCTCGGCCTGGCGGTGACCCGCTCCCTGGCCTTCGGACCCCAGATGGTTAAGGCTTTGGTGGGGGGGCTTTTGGGGGTCCTCGCGGGAAGCCCGGATAGCGGGGTGGTGGGGCCCTTGGGCATCGTGGCGGAAACGGGCCGGGCAGCCCAGGAAGGGCCCTTCCGCCTCCTGGAACTCACCGTGGCCATCAACCTCTCCCTGGCCCTTTTCAACCTGTTGCCCATCCCCGCCCTGGATGGCGGGCGCATCCTCCTCCTCTTCCTCTCCCGATTCCTCCGCATCCGCCCCGAGCAGGAGGCCATGGTCCACTACCTGGGCTTCGTCTTCCTCATCCTCCTGGTCATCCTGGTCACCTTCCAGGACCTGAGGAGGCTTCTCGGAGGCTAG
- the dxr gene encoding 1-deoxy-D-xylulose-5-phosphate reductoisomerase: MKRVVILGSTGSIGRQALEVCRWRGFRVVGLAAGQNLEELSRQIEEWRPLLVAAHESLHGPLKAHFPGLRLGTPEEVASLEAEVAVAAIPGLAGLSPTRVAARTGKRLALANKEAMVAAGPLLWQEVEAHGAEILPVDSEHSALFQALLGERREDVAELILTASGGPFLKEPQDLSRVTPAMALNHPRWRMGPKVTIDSATLFNKGLEVLEAKELFRFPLERIKVLVHPQAYVHGLVRLVDGSLKAQLGPTDMRLPIQYALTFPERAETPLRDLPLPGVLEFLEPDLNRFPALEVAYEAGRRGGVAQVAVSAADEVAVEAFLSGKIAFTEIPKILAQVLENTPSLPLTWENLFAVDAWAREEAKRWA, from the coding sequence ATGAAACGGGTGGTGATCCTGGGCTCCACGGGTTCCATAGGACGGCAGGCCCTGGAGGTGTGCCGCTGGCGGGGCTTTCGGGTGGTGGGGCTAGCCGCCGGGCAAAACCTGGAGGAGCTCTCCCGGCAGATAGAGGAGTGGAGGCCCCTCCTGGTGGCCGCCCACGAAAGCCTTCACGGGCCTTTAAAGGCCCACTTTCCTGGGCTAAGGCTTGGCACCCCCGAGGAGGTGGCCTCCCTGGAAGCGGAGGTGGCCGTGGCCGCCATTCCCGGGCTTGCCGGCCTCTCCCCCACCCGGGTGGCGGCGCGCACCGGCAAACGCCTGGCCTTGGCCAACAAGGAGGCCATGGTGGCGGCGGGGCCCCTCCTTTGGCAGGAGGTGGAGGCCCATGGGGCGGAGATCCTCCCCGTGGACTCCGAGCACTCGGCCCTTTTCCAGGCCCTCCTGGGGGAGAGGCGGGAGGACGTGGCCGAGCTTATTCTGACGGCCAGCGGCGGACCTTTCTTAAAGGAGCCGCAAGACCTCTCCCGGGTCACCCCGGCCATGGCCCTAAACCACCCCCGCTGGCGCATGGGCCCTAAGGTGACGATAGACTCCGCCACCCTCTTCAATAAGGGTCTGGAGGTCCTCGAGGCCAAGGAGCTTTTCCGCTTTCCCCTGGAGAGGATCAAGGTCCTGGTCCACCCCCAGGCCTATGTCCACGGCCTGGTTCGCCTGGTGGACGGCAGCCTCAAGGCCCAGCTGGGCCCCACGGACATGCGCCTTCCCATCCAGTACGCCCTCACCTTCCCAGAAAGGGCGGAAACCCCCTTGCGGGACCTCCCCCTCCCCGGGGTGCTGGAGTTTTTGGAGCCCGACCTCAACCGCTTCCCCGCCCTGGAGGTGGCCTACGAGGCGGGAAGGCGGGGAGGGGTGGCCCAGGTGGCGGTCTCCGCCGCCGACGAGGTGGCGGTGGAGGCCTTCCTCTCGGGAAAGATCGCCTTCACCGAGATTCCAAAGATCCTGGCCCAGGTTCTGGAAAACACCCCTTCCCTTCCCCTAACATGGGAGAACCTCTTCGCCGTGGATGCCTGGGCCCGGGAAGAGGCCAAGAGGTGGGCATGA